In the genome of Gloeotrichia echinulata CP02, one region contains:
- a CDS encoding thioredoxin domain-containing protein has protein sequence MRQFFRHLRSLAVFSLLCLVLGWSFPAQATSDINPQLEHQVLQILREHPEVIIESVQRYQQKQQQKLNQVRQAFLADLKTNPQAVIGESPSIGSAESKILLVEFSDFQCPYCADAHTTLKQLLAKHPNQLRLVYKNLPLVSIHAEALPAAKAAWAANLQGKFWQYHDALFTNQKQLGEDLYIATAKSLNLDLQKFNTDRNLADTAISKDIQLAAKIGIAGTPFFVISSKILSGVVQLSDIENILANPQ, from the coding sequence ATGCGTCAATTCTTTCGGCATTTACGATCCTTGGCAGTATTCAGCTTACTGTGTCTAGTCTTAGGCTGGTCATTCCCGGCACAAGCTACAAGTGATATCAATCCTCAGCTAGAACACCAAGTATTACAAATTCTTCGCGAACACCCAGAAGTTATTATCGAATCGGTTCAGAGATACCAACAAAAACAGCAACAGAAACTAAATCAAGTACGACAGGCTTTTTTAGCAGATCTAAAAACTAATCCTCAAGCGGTGATTGGTGAGTCTCCTAGTATCGGATCGGCTGAATCAAAAATTTTGCTAGTGGAATTCTCCGATTTTCAATGTCCCTACTGTGCTGACGCACATACAACTCTCAAGCAGTTGCTAGCAAAGCATCCCAATCAGCTAAGATTGGTCTACAAAAATCTCCCCCTGGTTTCAATTCATGCTGAAGCATTACCAGCAGCCAAAGCTGCTTGGGCTGCAAATCTACAAGGCAAATTTTGGCAATATCATGATGCGCTATTTACCAATCAAAAACAACTGGGTGAAGATTTGTATATAGCTACCGCAAAATCTTTAAATCTCGATTTGCAGAAATTTAACACCGACCGCAATCTTGCTGATACCGCTATTAGCAAAGATATCCAATTAGCTGCAAAAATAGGTATTGCTGGTACACCTTTCTTTGTGATCAGCAGTAAAATTTTATCTGGTGTGGTGCAGTTATCGGATATCGAAAATATCTTGGCTAATCCCCAATAA
- a CDS encoding DUF29 family protein: MTQELIDLRNSIMEGRYTDALAIVDELEGMSKQANLRNIQSYLRILLIHLIKNQIEQRLTNSWAASIRNAIREIKAVNIKDNKKSYYINQDEWETLIEEEVIEDAIADASLEVLNGKYTRSQLSEMVDRQHLVITATRFLALTYTYSPKELPAIMDNNLAQLAGGEDWINRRN; this comes from the coding sequence ATGACACAAGAATTAATCGACCTGAGAAATAGCATCATGGAAGGACGTTATACAGATGCTTTGGCGATTGTAGATGAATTAGAAGGGATGAGTAAACAGGCGAATTTGCGGAATATTCAATCTTATTTAAGGATTCTGCTCATTCATTTAATTAAAAACCAAATAGAACAGCGATTAACAAATTCTTGGGCGGCTTCTATTCGCAATGCTATCCGCGAAATTAAAGCAGTGAATATCAAAGACAATAAAAAATCTTACTACATCAATCAAGATGAATGGGAAACTTTGATAGAAGAGGAAGTGATTGAAGATGCTATAGCTGATGCAAGTCTCGAAGTTCTGAATGGAAAATATACTCGCTCTCAACTGTCAGAAATGGTAGATAGACAGCATCTGGTAATTACAGCCACCAGGTTTCTGGCTTTAACATATACGTATTCACCAAAAGAATTACCAGCGATTATGGATAATAATCTAGCGCAATTGGCTGGTGGGGAAGATTGGATAAATCGGAGAAATTAA
- a CDS encoding type II toxin-antitoxin system HicB family antitoxin → MLANYIDKAMELAVYEIIEDEASYWGEIPGLQGVWANYKTLEGCRRELREALSDWLALRLHLGLHIPVIDDINLNEIMQIV, encoded by the coding sequence ATGCTGGCAAATTATATTGATAAAGCAATGGAATTAGCCGTTTATGAAATTATCGAAGATGAGGCTAGTTATTGGGGTGAAATTCCTGGTTTGCAGGGAGTATGGGCAAATTATAAAACATTAGAAGGCTGTCGGCGTGAGTTAAGAGAAGCATTAAGCGATTGGTTAGCCTTGCGTTTGCATTTAGGGCTACATATTCCCGTGATTGACGATATTAATTTAAATGAAATTATGCAGATTGTATAA
- a CDS encoding type II toxin-antitoxin system HicA family toxin yields MPRLTPVSWQDLVKRLHELGFEGPYAGGRHPQMRRGDVTVIIPNPHEGDISVGLLSRLLRQAGVSREEWLRE; encoded by the coding sequence ATGCCCAGATTAACACCTGTTTCTTGGCAAGATTTAGTCAAGCGTTTGCATGAGTTAGGTTTTGAAGGTCCTTATGCAGGTGGGCGACATCCGCAAATGCGAAGAGGGGATGTGACTGTGATTATTCCTAATCCTCATGAGGGTGATATTAGCGTGGGTTTGTTATCAAGATTGCTGCGACAAGCTGGTGTCTCTAGAGAAGAATGGTTGAGAGAATAA